In Thalassophryne amazonica chromosome 14, fThaAma1.1, whole genome shotgun sequence, one DNA window encodes the following:
- the pcdh8 gene encoding protocadherin-8 — MCTVQSTTTRYFTHEEDAPRTEIGNLSSDLKIDPADDPETSFSFMQESNSSVIEMRKIDGLLTVGETIDREQLCHRSPRCFITFDIVAFSKEKFQLIHVEIEVKDINDHSPEFPQNETHLEILENVPLDSRFSLDIALDQDVGNNYIQSYNISASSHFAIEVHEREDGLKCAELVLVKELDREVEDFYTIEVTAFDGGVPPKHGSMTVNIKVLDFNDNSPTFEHAFLKVELNEDAPVGHRVLRVHAFDPDDGTNGEVVYAFADGTLQEVMRLFRIDPYSGDVTSKMQVDFEKKRSYELTIKASDLGPNPTPSSCKVLVDIIDVNDNAPEIRIKPMTSTSDGVAYITEAAAAESFVALISTSDRDSGSSGYVQVSLQGHKHFTLQQAYGDTFMIVTTTTLDREKIPEYNLTVIAEDLGSPPFKTVRQYTIRVMDENDNPPLFSKSIYEVSVIENNIPGSYVMTIVARDPDVGKNAKVSYKLLNSVTQTQAPVSTYVSIDLISGSLYTLRSFDYETLQEIELVIQAEDSGSLPLSSTAKIRIRVVDQNDNYPYFTFPVLHNDSVEVPLPDNAPAGYLALRVTAEDEDEETNGELSYQIVQGDLKQFSINKDTGEISLKHRVAADIGDVLELKIAVSDKGRFPLSTGATVRFVISDSEPSEDQVIIMLRSDGEEGFGLDGSLVVIVLLSAGCGLLLIAIVAVVLTCKLSCGKRHHSSKREVCHRVFDRRPVPLLSQTTPNIYAAQQSFFRDRTASSLDDSCLYEERSRDSETKMFMPSKHFQATSVWQGDKYCLQVSGIGITDQLSVKDSGKGDSDFNDSDSDISGDGGRKSFSTFHPKLNSSSNAANSLSGDCQGTDSAVQSFRAARDNAYTIGFSPAPVYNSPRACPFSWKDSGYGTNQPKSRNSMHTFSRTGTLPPYFPQQTQEAAASDDEIDKEGPNTAAAAAPLEVATMF, encoded by the exons ATGTGCACTGTTCAGAGCACAACTACAAGGTATTTCACCCACGAAGAGGATGCACCTAGGACAGAGATAGGAAATCTGTCTAGTGATTTAAAGATTGATCCGGCTGACGATCCTGAAACTTCATTTAGCTTCATGCAAGAGAGCAACTCTTCCGTGATTGAAATGAGGAAGATTGACGGGCTTCTGACGGTGGGAGAGACGATCGACCGAGAGCAGCTCTGTCACAGATCTCCACGCTGCTTCATCACCTTTGACATCGTGGCATTTTCCAAAGAGAAGTTTCAGCTCATCCACGTGGAGATCGAGGTAAAAGACATCAACGACCACTCACCCGAGTTTCCGCAGAATGAGACACATTTGGAGATCCTGGAGAATGTCCCGCTGGACTCAAGGTTCTCACTTGACATTGCTCTCGACCAGGACGTGGGTAACAACTACATTCAGAGCTACAACATTTCTGCCTCCAGTCATTTTGCTATTGAAGTGCATGAAAGAGAAGATGGGTTAAAGTGTGCTGAGCTGGTGCTGGTAAAGGAGCTCGACCGGGAGGTGGAGGACTTCTACACAATTGAAGTCACTGCATTTGATGGAGGAGTGCCACCTAAACATGGCTCAATGACTGTAAATATCAAAGTACTTGACTTTAATGACAACAGCCCAACATTTGAACACGCTTTCCTAAAAGTTGAGTTGAATGAAGATGCCCCTGTAGGTCACCGTGTTCTAAGAGTGCATGCTTTTGACCCAGATGATGGCACAAACGGCGAGGTCGTATACGCATTTGCTGATGGGACACTACAAGAAGTGATGCGCCTTTTCCGTATTGACCCTTATTCTGGTGATGTGACCTCAAAGATGCAGGTAGATTTTGAGAAGAAGAGATCCTATGAGCTGACTATCAAAGCCTCAGATTTAGGACCAAACCCGACTCCTTCAAGCTGCAAAGTGCTGGTAGATATTATCGATGTTAACGATAATGCACCTGAAATCAGGATCAAACCGATGACCTCTACGAGTGACGGTGTGGCGTACATCACGGAGGCTGCAGCTGCTGAGAGCTTTGTTGCGCTGATCAGCACCTCAGATCGAGACTCCGGCTCCAGCGGTTACGTCCAGGTCAGCTTGCAGGGACACAAGCACTTCACACTCCAGCAGGCATACGGCGATACTTTCATGATCGTGACCACGACGACTTTAGACCGAGAGAAGATCCCAGAGTATAACCTGACTGTTATTGCAGAAGATCTCGGCAGCCCCCCTTTCAAAACAGTCCGACAGTACACAATCCGTGTCATGGATGAGAACGACAACCCACCTCTCTTCAGCAAGTCCATTTATGAAGTTTCGGTTATCGAAAATAACATTCCCGGTTCATATGTGATGACGATTGTTGCTCGAGATCCCGATGTGGGGAAGAACGCCAAAGTCTCTTACAAACTGCTCAATTCAGTGACGCAAACACAAGCTCCAGTATCCACTTACGTTTCAATAGATTTAATTTCTGGTTCGCTGTACACGTTAAGGTCTTTTGATTATGAGACTCTTCAAGAGATTGAGTTGGTCATCCAAGCAGAAGATAGCGGTTCGCTCCCACTTTCCAGCACAGCAAAAATCAGGATTAGAGTTGTCGATCAAAATGACAACTACCCTTATTTCACCTTCCCCGTCCTCCACAATGACTCAGTGGAGGTCCCTCTGCCTGACAACGCACCTGCTGGCTATCTCGCCCTTCGTGTCACTGCTGAAGATGAGGATGAGGAGACGAATGGTGAACTTTCCTACCAAATTGTGCAAGGTGACCTGAAGCAATTCTCAATAAACAAAGACACTGGTGAAATCTCCTTAAAACATCGGGTGGCAGCTGACATTGGAGATGTGCTCGAGCTGAAAATTGCTGTGAGTGACAAAGGCAGGTTCCCTCTCTCTACTGGCGCCACTGTTAGGTTTGTCATCTCAGACTCGGAGCCATCTGAAGACCAAGTCATCATCATGTTGCGGTCAGACGGCGAGGAAGGCTTCGGCTTGGATGGCTCGCTCGTGGTCATCGTTTTGCTCAGTGCCGGTTGCGGATTATTGCTGATTGCAATCGTGGCTGTCGTCCTTACATGCAAACTCAGCTGTGGCAAGCGACATCACAGCTCCAAGAGGGAAGTTTGTCACCGCGTGTTTGACCGCAGGCCCGTTCCCCTTCTCAGCCAAACGACACCGAACATCTACGCAGCCCAACAAAGCTTCTTCCGCGACAGAACGGCTTCATCGCTGGATGATTCCTGCCTGTACGAGGAGAGGAGCAGAGACTCAGAAACAAAG ATGTTCATGCCCTCCAAGCATTTCCAAGCAACATCTGTGTGGCAAGGTGACAAATACTGCTTGCAAGTGAG TGGCATTGGAATCACGGACCAGCTGAGCGTGAAGGACAGCGGCAAAGGGGACAGTGACTTCAATGACAGTGACTCTGATATCAGCGGGGACGGAGGCAGGAAGAGCTTCAGTACTTTCCACCCCAAACTAAACA GTTCATCCAATGCTGCAAACAGTTTATCTGGGGACTGCCAAGGTACCGACTCTGCAGTACAGAGCTTCAGAGCTGCCAGAGACAATGCATACACAATAGGCTTTTCTCCAGCACCGGTCTACAACAGTCCTCGTGCATGTCCATTTTCTTGGAAGGATTCTGGTTATGGTACAAATCAGCCAAAATCAAGAAACAGCATGCACACTTTCTCCAGAACTGGCACACTCCCTCCTTACTTCCCTCAACAAACACAAGAAGCTGCAGCTAGTGATGATGAAATTGACAAGGAAGGGCCAAATACTGCTGCAGCCGCTGCACCTTTGGAGGTCGCAACTATGTTTTAG